ctttagtaaaattgtcatttcAAACAACTGCCagaataatagtactagtatagaTTTCTTTTGTTACAACCATATATTGTCAGTCCAACTCACCTTTCGTCTACTAGAGTTCAAGATACTCTATTCGTTCCAGATAATTTGatccagtttttagccaacccctacaatggtttctcccttatttctcccttatttctccctaactcaacatttcatttttacatcatcactaatttaattgttttatttttatatataataaagctagcttatttaatttataaagataaatcaaataaatagtaataaagttcgttgtattaaacacgggtacacattacaacgaagaaaattaaaaaaaaaaaaagtacacgaatggaaataaaaaatcaaaaaaaaaattcaaagaaaaaaaaattcaagggcggtgggcgcggtttctatttgcccacaattcttcgatgatatcgtGTTGTAGTGCTTGATGGGCCTCCTTCTGGTGTATGTCCATGAACGCCTGGAACCGTTCATGTTCGTTGTGCGGTACACCCTGGCGGGCGGACTCGGTTGAGACACCGTGACTCGATGATGCAACACTTGGGTCGTTGGTGACGTCGAGGACGCCTTCGTGTTCATCTTCgatgatcatgttatgcatgatgatgcacgcatacatgatatCGGCAATATCCCCCTGGTAGAAAAAGCGCGTCGGACCCTTTACCAGTGCAAatcgcgattggagcaccccaaatgccctctccacatccttgcgcgcagACTCTTGCGCTCGGGCAAAATACCTTCTTCTATCTCCGAGTGggcatctgatcgtcttcagaAACACGGGCCATTGCGGATAGATGCCGTCAGCCAGGTAGTACCCCATGTTATGCACATTGCCATTGGCCGTGAAGTCGATGGAGGGGCCTAATCCGTTGATccgctcgttgaaaaggggcgaggaattgagaacatttaggtcgttgttcgacccggctataccaaaataagcatgccaaatccaaagcCGTTGGTCGGCAACGGCTTCAAGAATGATGGTGGGATGCGTACCTTTGTAGCCGGTAGTTTGCCGGTGCATACGGTCGATGCTGCCGAGCATCCCAGGAAAGCCGATGGGTCCTCCGAGTGCGAATCCCGTAAAGGAACTGGCAGTCAGCTTGCGTCCGTGCGCCCGAAGGTAGTGCTCCCCGAATATCTACTCGCACGCCACTGACGAGAAATTCTTCGAGGCACTCGTTGCCGATCGTCTCGCCGCAGTGAGGAATACTCATCGAACATGTCGGCGGACCCTCAGCTATGCCAAGTTGCCGGATAGCAACGGTGCATTTACGTAAGGGAGCGATAGTCCGGGCTTCCACTGCTGCGTCTGCGGCTGGCCCGGAACTCGGGGGTAACGAGCGGGCCAGCAGCATTAGCAGATGCGCGGGAAAGGGGAAGCGGCGCATTACTGCAGACCGGCGACCGAAATGCATGCTGCCGGATAACGTGGTTCCTCAGCGAAATAATCGGCGGAACAACCTTGATGCGTGCGTCGCATACCAGCGTGAATTTAACGGGGATGTATcgtcactttccattagattttttaaaatccgtgtcgagTCAAaatgtcccaaattatctgggtAGGAGGGAGTAGATAATTAAGGCTATTCATAATcgtattaataatatattaattgtatttaagataataaaatgtggTACTAATATggtaattattaaaaattgagatatttaatATGGTGGTACGTTTTATTTgcagtagtaatatttattcttgtataaaattaaatgttggGTTGCAAACTCGTTCCAATTTACAATGTTTTGGAAGTGGcatgaaaaacaaatttgtATGAGCATTGTCCAAAATGAGTTTCCATCAAACTAAACTAATGTGAAGTCCAAAATTAAAGTTGAGCATTTTTtatgagataaaaataataaatatatattcaccGACACCAATACCCCATATTTCAAAGTTGCAGTTTTATATGGTCTTGTAACTATAAATTATCCTTTAAAATAGTGATATATTGTTAAGCAGTAACTAACTAATCgtagtaaaaatataataaataagaaatcgaaaattgaaaaaaaagttacaactATGCGAAATATTTAATGTGATTGCATATGTATGAGCTTTTCATATCACCCctctttattttactttctaaaGTTAAGTAATGTGATTTTAAGATAGAGACAAATTAATGGGCCATgctacaaaaatgaaataaaatccatttttatggactaattaaaatagagaaataatactattaattgtGGTATGAATTAGCTTCACATGTGTTATTATCTCATTGCCATCGAATTGATTTGCAATCAATACTAATTGAAATTTGCctttattaattatggaaTAGATTTATAAccgaaaaatagaataaataactAACGTACACCTCAAatcttaaatatttcatttttttatttttattttttttaattttcaaactaTATCAAATCCAGTGAAATTAGAGTGATGGGTGTTCATCTTTAGACGaggatatatttatttatttaattaaataatgatttattgaataaaataataaagtccAATTTAATTACGCAACTGCAGTCGATAAAATCGGTATCATCTTCCTCCCTTTCTCCTCCGATTCATTTTTCTCTACACAGTCAGACTAAGAGTCCTCAAAAAGCAAAATTTATCCAGAAAATGGCGGCTGCTCTCCGCGCTCTCATGCTCTCTCACTCCCCTCCACTTGACGCTTTGGTCGTTCCTTCCGAGGATTATCACCAGGTCGAACACACTTCTACGTTCTGATTTGGTTATTGATTCATGTATCTCTCTGTTTATCATGCGCAATTAACTGGATGATCAATTTTCCGCTGATACGATTTCGACGTTGACTGTATAACATGATTGGCAGAGCGAATACGTATCCGCGAGGGACAAACGGCGCGAATTCGTGTCTGGTTTCACCGGAAGCGCTGGTATGATACTGTTTTGGATATGTTCTTATCGGTTATTGCCTCCTTGAGACTTGAGTTTTCCTCAATTTGAAATACATAGTTCTGTTTTCAATTTGGATTTCTTCATTTTGTGGTCTACCTTGTGCATTTGGTTTGATGAGGATGATTCTTCATACCTGATTATTAAACTGATTGTTATTGCTTTTCACCAAATACAACACAAGCTTTTAATCCGCTGTGATTGTTCTCAATTTCCGTCAATTATGTGTACAAGTACTTTCTTGGATTTGAACTAAGTACTGATCAGGATCGATTTGGTATTTTAGAACATTGCTGTTTTAGGTAAGAATATCGGCAGAtggtactattattttgtgcCATAATTAGTAGCACATGCCagttgtgtatttatttgcatattattattgtttgtttGGTTCTAACAAAGTACTACATGTATACAGGATTGGCACTTATAACAGCAAATGAGGCTTTACTTTGGACAGATGGAAGGTATTTTTTGCAGGCAGAGCAGGAGCTTACAAATGAGTGGAAGCTCATGCGTTCAGGAGAAGACCCAGCTGTTGATGTCTGGATGGCTGATGTGAGACTCTGTGTGATTTGttgatttgataaatttgttttagtatGATATCCATGTTTGATGTGAGAGTTGAAATCACATTCCTATATGATTCCATCAAGCAAGCACATTTTGTAGCACAATAATCTGAATGATCTTATCTTAACCATTTTGTAATACATAAAAGGAAGAATATCTATGCTTCAAAACTCATCTTCAGAACTGCCAGTCCACAACAGGAGGGCATTGGGAAGTATTTTCCCAATCATCACGAAATATATGGACACTGCATTTTTGGCCATTTTACTGAATTtgtaatgttttgttttgtttttctttttaattggTAATAGATCATTATACTAATTGACTATTTTCTGTTAATTATGTGACGGATACTTTATTGCATTTTCTgctccttttttgtttgtttatcaTCCTCATTGATCCAAATAACTGAACCTTGATATGCTGTACTAGAATCTGCCAACTGATGCTGCTATTGGTATTGATCCTTGGTGCATATCGGTTGATACTGCACATAAGTGGGAGCGTGCTTTTGCTAAGAAGCAACAAAAATTGATCCAGACGACTACTAACTTGGTAGATGAAGTTTGGACTAGTCGACCCCCACCCGAGGCAAATCCTGTTGTTGTGCACCCAATTAAGTTTTCTGGTTGTTCTGTTGAAGATAAGCTGAAGCAGTTGAGGGAAGAGCTTCTGCAAGAAAAAGCCCGTGCTATTGTACTTTCTGCATTGGATGAGGCAAGCTCATGCAGTTTGGCCATATTGGGTGTTCGGcatttacttttattctaTGTACTGTTAGAATCACatgtttctaatttttctgTAATTATGTAGGTAGCATGGCTGTTCAATGTTCGTGGGTCTGATGTTTCCTATTCTCCTGTTGTTCATGCATTTGCTATAGTCACATCAACTGCAGCTTTCTTTTACGTTGACAAACGAAAGGTGTCTTCTGAGGTTAGAATGCATACAGTTCGAGTAATACTTCGTCCCCTTCATATTTAGTTATCTTGGCCTCAAGTTCTTGAGAAATGTCATCTGCAGGTGGGGTCTTATTTGGAGAAAAATGGTATTGAGTTGCGTGATTACAGTGAAGTGAGCTCCGATGCAGTGTTACTTGCATCTGACCAGCTTATGTCTGCCAAGAAAGCTAAAGAAATGGTAAGCGATGCCACAGAGACAGCATCTGGTGGTATCAATAATTCTGCAGAAGAGAAAAGCAATGACCTCATATGGGTTGACCCTGGGACGTGTTGCTTTGCTTTGTATTCAAAACTGAACCAGGATAAGGTTTTCCTGCAATCCTCTCCTTTGGCCCTTGCGAAATCCCTTAAGGTATTTTGTCTCTCTGAGATACACAAGCTTTTATTACCTTCCAGTAATTTCCCCATTAGTACCAGTTATGCGGTATGCTGTGTTATCTTTTCTACAGAATGCATGTAATATCTTTAGCTCCATTGTTCACTGTTCATCATACTTTCGTCTCCCAGAGTCATTTCTAAAGAATTAACTATCCATGTGTATAAGCTGATTATTATATGTTCACAATTTGAGATACTTGCAATTAATAGTTGAATGATTGTCACCAACCATCATTCGGCTGTTCAGTtcacaattataaatttaaacgATGGGATATGCAATGTTAATGCAGATTTAGATATCTACTTTCCCAGTTACTCAGTTGTTCTCcctgatattttatttttcttggaatAGCATTTTGCCTCATTTGACCTATTTTTGCTCATAGGTTAGTGGTAGTTAAGAATCCTTTAGAGCTTGAGGTTTAGTTGTGCGAAGAAACTATTCTTTATATACCATGCACCTTAATAAGTTTCTGAAAGTCTGAACctttttgtgtgtaaaattatgtgagaAAAACATTATCTgtcttcatttacttaaccGAATTGTTGTATGAAGCTTTGTCCCCATGAATCTACTTATTGGAATTCTTATTCATGCAGAATCCTGTTGAGATACAAGGACTGAAGAATGCACATGTACGTGATGGGGCAGCTGTGGTACAATATCTTATTTGGCTGGATAAACAGGTACAAAAATTACTACGTGAAACTGGATATCAAGactatttcatttctttctggATTCATTCTACTTTTTAGTTTCACTTTAGCTAAACGCCCTCCAAGTGTCTAGTTTCAAAATTGGGAATGATAATAGAATCTTTATATGGTTACTAGCCCTTGATAAAATCTTTCCCGAAGCTCTTTATCTAGATGATATTTGTTTAAGCAGACTCTGGTAATCTTTATTGTGTTCTCAGTTGTGTCAGAAATCAGAATCACTTCTTTGAATATGTATCTCCTTTATTCAATTAATGGATTGGAATATATCTTTAAGAATTATGTTTTGACAGGCAACATCagttttacttttctttacacTTAGATGCAGGAAATTTATGGAGCATCCGGTTACTTTATTGACAGCGAGGTCAACGATAAGGTTCAACTGTAAGTTTTATACGTACTGTTTATTTCCctattgaatataaaaaaatggatttttcACATGTATTTGCACCTTTGCATATCTCACATGGTAAATGATATGGTCTTCCTCTTCTGATATACTATACTGTTGAAATTGTTTCCCTCAAGTCATCTCTCTAGTAATTAGTGTTATTCTAAGTACGTTTTCTCAAACCTTATTTGACTCTAAAAAATTGGCTGAGTGTCACGAAATTCACCTATGGAAACTCTCAGTGACTGACCTTTTAATGCCCAATATTCAATAATCATGAAGCTGGTAATCTTAATTTGAACTATGATAGGAGCATAGGAGTGTATAACTAAACTGAAAAGAATCCTAGCACATTTTAAGCCCAAGCTAGAGCTTGAGTGGAATAAACTAGCTGTAGTACTACCTTTAGCTGTATGTGGTGAGCTCAAGATGGAGTTATGCTCCACACAGCTTGGTAATGTCATCTATAGAAAGCCTTCTTGTTTAGAAGGCAACAAAGAGGAATAATATGATAAGATTAATTATCATGTATCAtacacaataaaatttatctatattatGGGGATTAAATTGTTCTCGTGTTTATTTTCTACATTCCTAAGTAATATCATCTTTTTTCCGCATACGTctataaaaaaacatgaaatatcTGATCAAAAGTTATCTTTATTGCAAAATTTGTTGCATTCTTAGCAGAATATAACTGAATTATGAGAGTTTCGTCTCAGGTTCAGgatctactaactttttcttgGAATATATACATTTAGAACTGCATAGACACTTAACTTTTCATCATAATAACTATTCTTTTGAATTATGTTATTATCTTGATGAAGGAGGACAACAAAACTCACTGAGGTGTCTGTAAGTGATAAACTCGAGGAATTCCGTGCATCTAAAGAGGTATGATTAACTATCTTTTAAGAAGGCATGATTAATGAATCTTTCAGTATAATTTCTTTGctcaaaaaaatagaaacttttgaaatgacacgggttttaatgcacaattggtaaagtaagaaaaaagaattagtaaagtaagagaaatgaagagaaaaatggataaagtaagagagaggaagaaaaaaagtaatggaaGTGGTcttagtggattgtggagtccacatcctaaaataaaaagtttagaATGTTTCTATATACAAGGGACTgtccaaaatggaaatagtttctatttttaagggacggaggtagtataataTTGTGTATACTTTACATATATTCTAGAAATATAGTCAggataaaaaagtgaaaagtcGAAAGGCGTGGGCTTCGAGTCCCACTAGTAAGTTGTTTGAATACAAGAAAAATAGATGAAGAGATGGATAAAGCGGGAGTAATATCTAGATACAGTATCTTGTACAAACAAAGATATGGATCCAAAATATGTAAATGGGATTTTAGtcacataaatcataataaatatactactatacttATTTGCAAAAGTCATCAAAAACTGATTAGTTATCCTGATACCAATTTTAATAGTTTCTACAAGTTGAGAATCTGAATAACTTTCCTCAGTAACTGCatttgtatttaattgacAGCATTTTAGGGGGCTGAGTTTTCCAACTATCTCATCAGTTGGCCCAAATGGTGCAATCATCCATTATAATCCAGAGCCGGAAACATGTGCCGAACTAGACCCCAATCAGATGTACCTTTGTGATTCAGGAGCACAGGTGCATTACCTGCCTTCTCAGTTTCTTATGCTTTTCTTTTAGTCCTTTCTACATCTTTATTTACTAACACTTATCTCTGATTCTCCTCTTTTTTGATACATATACTAATATCGGTCTTATTCGTATTTAAAGTATCTAGATGGAACAACTGACATTACACGGACTGTCCATTTTGGAAAACCTACTTCACATGAGAAAGCCTGTTATACCGCGGTATGCAGTGTGCTCCTTCATAAACCCTCATGTACTTTAAGAACAAATTAGTTTGGATTTCCTGGTGTTCACATGTTTGTGGTGGATTGAGGTAATAATATTCCTTGTAGAATGCAGACTAAATATGTACTGCCTCTCTGTTCAGTACTTTGTGACGAAATTGAGTGATTGGTGAATCATAGGTGTTAAGCAAGAAAGTTAAGTTTGAGCAATATTTTTAGGGAACTAAAATTATCTGCATGAAGTTAATCATATATGAGTAGAGGTACAACTGTACTCGCttagaaaattcataagtCTATATAATTGGGAATCCTAGAATACTATGTGTTCttaaaaataagagaagaaAAGGTTCATAATGTTTTGTCATTGGTATTGGAAAACCCACAACCGATGATAGCTTTAGCTCAGTTTTTAATGAATTACACATACAGAAAttttgctattatattgaacaATACTATTTTGAATTCTCTTTTTGCTCTTTAATAATTGTAGGTTCTTAAGGGACACATTGGCCTGGGAAATGCTCGATTTCCAAGCGGAACCACTGGTAAATATTGTATTCATTTGCTATacatttttgttgtttatcTTGTTTTGAATAATACCTGTGATCTTCACGATGTTTGGATTGGACTAGGATAGTTACTTATGGACTGTTATGAGATacaaattcaatatttgagTTGCTTTTGGCTTTGGTGAAATTATGACAAGAACTCAGGATGTTTGGATTGGACTatgattcttgattttgatCTGTCATGAGATACAAATTCAATCTTTGAGTTGCTTTTGGCTTTGGTGAAATTATGACAAGAACTCTTTATGTTGCTGTTATTTTTTCCAGGTCATGTACTTGATGTTCTTGCACGTGTTCCTTTGTGGAAGTATGGTCTTGACTACAGGCATGGCACTGGTCATGGGATAGGCTCTTACCTAAATGTTCATGAAGGTACGTTCAAGAATCTGTATCATGTCCCATTTAATAGAGATACTAAATTCTCTCTAAAACCTGCATCTTTATGACTTTCTCAAAATGGACGCACACATAGCAAATGTGCAGTTGTAATCTTGTAGATAGAATTTTCATCATCTAAAAATCAACAAGCGTATAATGACGATATTTCTTCTTTCGAATAAAACATGGGTCTTTGGAAGATGTATTAGTCTTATAACTAGTGTACATTTAATCAGTTATGCACAGTCCCACTAAAGATCCATAACTTTGTATCATTGAGatattatggagtaatatacaGTACTTATAAAGCCTAcctaaaattatatgaatacGCTTCCTGGAATTTTTGCAAAACTGGTTAATCGTCAGTAATATAGTTACTAGATGACTCATTGTTCATGAGTGTTCATGGAACAAACTTTTTATCACATTGAATAACTatgttttcaaaatataatactccctctattcccCAAAAGTATAggaaaattactatatttggtgTCACCCAAAAGTAGAGCACTTTCATTTAAGAATATGACACCACACTTAACTTTATATTTCATTGTTCCAAATACCTCTTATTACCAAAAGAACCACTGTTTTTCTACATAGTAGGACTCTTAGGTCCTttttggtatgatggaatgacATGagggtggaatggaatgaacaTATAATTGAAATGAGAAGTCCTTTGCATTTCCATTCCATCACAAGAGCATTCCATTCCATTATACCAAGTAAAGAAATGAATGAAAGTAGGATTCACCATTCCACTCCCTCATCcgttccatcataccaagaaggGTCTCAGTAATACTCTCTATCCACTCAAACCACATCTACCAACCATTTTTCGTATGACCTGTGCAAATCAAATGTGCTGTACTTTTGGGGGATGGAGTGAGTAACATATTATGACGGATGGTTTGGTTATAAGATAATTTGATTCcgtttcttcattttattactactaattatacTTATTCTATCTATTTTAGTACTTCTAATATCCTTCTTTGGTATTAATCATTCTTTTATCTCACATCATCATTCTGTTCAACTATAACTACTCTTGCGTACCGACCGCTTATATGTCTCATACCTTAAGGTGTGCAAATAAATGCATTTTGTAATGTGATGATATTGGACTAATCGTATGACAACTCTGGAAATGTTCCCCCCTGTTTTGTTAACAATGTAGATAAAGAAACTCTCAGACTTTTCTGTTGTTACTTTACAAACCTAGctgtactttatttttcaatattcacGAGCCTGATGCATTTTTCATAGAACTTGATGTAATTTAAAACATTCCTATATACCTGCGTACATTGTACAATTAACTAAAATACAGTTGTGCATCAATTGGTATTAaaagtactaaaataaagaTTCGATTATATCTTGTAACCTAAttcaccaatttttctttatgtaGGTCCTCATCAAATCAGTTTCAGGCCACCTGCTCGGCATGTGCCATTACAATCTTCAATGACTGTGACAGATGGTATTTTCTCGATAACGagctttatcaatttttctaaaaatgtcTGGATCTAAAaaagtcattttcttttgttgaCTTTTAACTTGGTTTTGCAGAACCCGGTTATTATGAGGATGGAAACTTTGGCATAAGGTTGGAGAACGTTCTTCTAGTAAAAGAAGCAGatacaaaattcaattttggtGACAAGGGTTACTTGTCTTTTGAGCATATTACATGGGTAAGTTTCCATCTACATATACCAGATAAACTTCGATGCATCTGAACTCTGTTTAAACTCATGAAAGCTAGGAATGTGGTCAATGTAGTGCTAAGAGAGGTTTGTCCATACACCAATTAGAAGTTACAGTTTGTTGATTGAAGAAAAACGCGGTGATAGACTAAATCTATGTCTTTATGCGGAGAtactataagaaaataaacacACAACAATCGTTGTAGCCTACCTCGACTATAGCAAGTCCATCCTAGTCCCAATATTTAGCACATAGTCCTTGTTTGCCTCTGGTTTGCCTCCTCTAGTTTGCCTATTTCATTCTAAAGCAACTTCGCTCATAGTAGAGAGAAGATTTAATCTTCTAAAATTGTTTTAGGATGTGTGTCCCAATTGACAAAAAGTTAAGAAGgaagtgaattgagttaggcTCTAGGGATCCTGCTTAAAGTTGTTAATGTAAATTCTTTGCCGAATCTTGTGTTCCTGGTTGGCTATACTGACAAATGATACCTTATTGAATCAGGCACCATATCAAACGAAGTTGATCGATACAAGCCTCCTCGTGCCTGAAGAAGTCGAATGGCTGAACAGCTACCACATTAGATGCAGGGAAATCCTTGCTCCACATTTGAATACTCCTGAGATGAAATGGCTGGAGAAAGCTACTGAACCGATCAGTGCTTGAGTTGAGATCgtttcaatatttattcttaGCATTAGAATATTGGAACGATGtagtttcttttttcttaagTTATAAATTGTGATTGTTGAATCTACAAAGGCATGGATGGTTTCATATTTGATTCTGGACCCGATTTCGATTTCGAATTCGATTTCGAATTCGATTTCGGATTATATGTTTAGAGGTGAGTTTGGAACTGAATAGAAAAAGTAATACTTATTGGCaatttgtttgaaaaaggTGGGATACAAGTAACAAAATAGTAGAGGCGGGCTTGGAGAGCAAAGTAGTTGAGGATTATAGGCAAGGGGTGCATTAAGGTCCTTACACCCCTttagtatcacaaaataatgtGTAGCAGTTTTAAAACTGTTCTGAGATTTCAGTGGAATTAATTTGAGCGACGATTTCACAATCCaatctctctcctctcttttCGTCAATTTCATCCCTCATTCATTCTCTCTTTCCCCAATTCATTCTCTCTACCCCCAACCCTTCTCCAAACCCTAGGCGCCGCCAAATCTAGTCGCGAAGTCGAAATCATGCCTGTTTTTCACCGTCAACAAGGTGaaaattatactttattccatcGTACGACAACTTTTCATCATTAGAAGACTGATTTCAGTGATTTCAGCGTCGGGGAACAACAAACTCACGATTTGCAGGTATTCATAAATTGTTAGGTTTTTGCAAATGGTTTTTTGTTCATTAGtgattgttttggtttttggttAATATCAATTCCAATCGTTTGTGTTTCTGTtcattattgatattttagttttatgttaattatagATTCCAATTTTATGGGTTTGAGTTCCATATGGCTATTGATTCTGTTCATTAGACTGAATCGTTTGTGCTTCGTCTCCCTCATTGTCAAAATTGATTCTTGATAGTGTAAATTTAGTCATTTTGTAGTGAGTAATTGTGTATTTGTACTTAATACGGAAAATGCTGAAGAAAGGACGCCCTTCCA
The genomic region above belongs to Salvia hispanica cultivar TCC Black 2014 chromosome 3, UniMelb_Shisp_WGS_1.0, whole genome shotgun sequence and contains:
- the LOC125213300 gene encoding aminopeptidase P1, with the translated sequence MAAALRALMLSHSPPLDALVVPSEDYHQSEYVSARDKRREFVSGFTGSAGLALITANEALLWTDGRYFLQAEQELTNEWKLMRSGEDPAVDVWMADNLPTDAAIGIDPWCISVDTAHKWERAFAKKQQKLIQTTTNLVDEVWTSRPPPEANPVVVHPIKFSGCSVEDKLKQLREELLQEKARAIVLSALDEVAWLFNVRGSDVSYSPVVHAFAIVTSTAAFFYVDKRKVSSEVGSYLEKNGIELRDYSEVSSDAVLLASDQLMSAKKAKEMVSDATETASGGINNSAEEKSNDLIWVDPGTCCFALYSKLNQDKVFLQSSPLALAKSLKNPVEIQGLKNAHVRDGAAVVQYLIWLDKQMQEIYGASGYFIDSEVNDKVQLRTTKLTEVSVSDKLEEFRASKEHFRGLSFPTISSVGPNGAIIHYNPEPETCAELDPNQMYLCDSGAQYLDGTTDITRTVHFGKPTSHEKACYTAVLKGHIGLGNARFPSGTTGHVLDVLARVPLWKYGLDYRHGTGHGIGSYLNVHEGPHQISFRPPARHVPLQSSMTVTDEPGYYEDGNFGIRLENVLLVKEADTKFNFGDKGYLSFEHITWAPYQTKLIDTSLLVPEEVEWLNSYHIRCREILAPHLNTPEMKWLEKATEPISA